From the Micromonospora echinofusca genome, the window ACCCTGCGGACGCTGACCTTCGGCGGCGCCACCTCGGCCACCATGAACCGGGGCGCCGAACTGGTCAGCGACCCCGTCGCGCTGCCCGTCGGCGACCAGCAGGACCTGGTCCTGACGGTGCACTTCCCGACCCCCACCGGCCCGGTGACCTTCCACGGCCAGTCCCGGCAGACCAACTTCATCGGTGCCACCGACCTGACCTCCGCCGCTGGCGGGGCCGGGTTCACGATCCGACCGAACTGCTGCTGGTTCTTCCTGTCCGGCATCGACGTGCAGCGGCGGCACAGCCCCGGCTCGGTGGTGGTCTTCGGCGACTCCATCGCCGACGGCAACGGCAGCACAGTCAACGCCAACAAGCGCTGGCCCGACCTGCTCGCCGACCGGCTCATCGACGCCCGCCCGGACGTCCGTACCCCGGGCGTGCTCAACCTCAGCCTCGCCGGCAACCGGCTCAACCACGAGGGCACCGAGCCCGGGGCGGGCGGCTTCCCCGGCTACCACGAGCTCGGACCGAACGCCCTGGCCCGGCTCGACGAGGACGTCTTCGCGCAGACCGACGCGCGGACCGTGATCACCCACCTAGGCATCAACGACGTCTGGATGTCGGGCGACTCCGCCGAGCAGATCATCGCCTCGCTGCGGCAGGTCAACCAGCAGGTGAAGGCGCGCGGCCTGCGCAGCCTCGTGTCGACGCTGACCCCGTACGAGGGGCACGGCAACCCGGGGGTGTGGACGCCCGAGAAGGAGGCCACCCGGCAGGCGGTGAACGCGTACCTGCGCGGCAGCGGCGAGTTCGACGGGCTGCTCGACTTCGACCGGGTGCTGCGCGATCCGGCGCAGCCGAGCCGGCTGCTGCCCGCGTACGACTCGGGGGACCACATCCACCCGAACGACGCCGGCAACCAGGCGCTGGCGGACGCCGTACCGCTGCGACTGCTCGGCCTGTGACACCGGCGCGGGCGGCGGGGCCACCCCGCCGCCCGCGCCACCGTTCCCTGGGGGGAGACCGGAGGACCGTGGACGTCACCCAGCTGTTGACCCGCCTCTACAGCGACGAGGGCCGGCAGGACCCGTACCCCTGCTACGCCGCCCTGCACGCGCTGGGGCCGGTGAACCCGGTGCCGGCGCGCGCGGAGCACCGCACGGTCGCCGCCGTCGCCGTCGGCTACGACCTGGTCAGCCAGGTGCTGCGCGACCCGCGGTGGTACAAGCAGGCCCCGCCGGACTGGCAGGAGCAGGAGGTGCTGCGCACCCTCCAGACCTCGATGATGTTCGTCAACCCGCCGCAGCACACGCGGATGCGGGCGGCCTTCGCGAGGAGCTTCACCCCGCGCCGGCTCGCCGCGCTGGAGCCGGTCGTGCACCGGGTCGTCGACGGGCTGCTCGACCGGATGGCCGACGCCGGCGACGCCGACCTCGACTTCGTGGCGGAGTTC encodes:
- a CDS encoding SGNH/GDSL hydrolase family protein → MASAATLLVAGTPAMVASAGPADTEASRQRTVWAGSWAAAVTRGNATGLTNNGLNDQSVRMVVHTTVGGERFRVRLSNSYGEQAVRVGRATVAKPNTATPDDLSDIDPSTLRTLTFGGATSATMNRGAELVSDPVALPVGDQQDLVLTVHFPTPTGPVTFHGQSRQTNFIGATDLTSAAGGAGFTIRPNCCWFFLSGIDVQRRHSPGSVVVFGDSIADGNGSTVNANKRWPDLLADRLIDARPDVRTPGVLNLSLAGNRLNHEGTEPGAGGFPGYHELGPNALARLDEDVFAQTDARTVITHLGINDVWMSGDSAEQIIASLRQVNQQVKARGLRSLVSTLTPYEGHGNPGVWTPEKEATRQAVNAYLRGSGEFDGLLDFDRVLRDPAQPSRLLPAYDSGDHIHPNDAGNQALADAVPLRLLGL